DNA sequence from the Siniperca chuatsi isolate FFG_IHB_CAS linkage group LG3, ASM2008510v1, whole genome shotgun sequence genome:
gttaaagaacagattaagttcgttggccctgtccaagctgccttcaactcctctgctgccagtcggtctgaagccagtgatggtcttcatgccgctccagacctctctcatattgttctgctggagtttcctctccagcttcctcctgtacttctccttggcctccctgatcttcaccttcaggtcagcctggattgccctcacctcctccctattaccatcagtaaaggccctcctcttggcattcaggatgtccttgatgtcctttgttacccacggtttgttattcgcataacaatggaccatcttagttgggacattgcagtccacacaagttaatgtagccagtgatgcactcactcttttaaccagaggcacatagcagggtttgaggtgaaccaggttgtggtctgacctacccagaggggggaggggggaagagctgtatgcatccttaacgttagcatacagcaggtccagtgtcctctcctctctagtaggacaactcacatactggttgaaattagtcagtgttgttgaaacactgacatggttgaagtcacccaagattaatatgagtgcacttgggtgttgagtctggaggtGTGCTATGGCGgcgtgaatggcgttgcacgtcGATGCCGGGTTAGtagaggggggggggtgtaaacagccacaacaatggcatgtgagaattcacccggtgtgatccctgtcggcccgaacagtctgaaagccgtcggtggaaacgttatggtccgggatatcctggtgtagccatgtctctgagaagcacatcaaactacactcacgggactgcgtctgactccgggctaacgccgttagctcgtctaTTTttttcgccagcgatctcacgttgcccatgacgagagaaggcagatgcggcttaaatctcttgttcttaagtctcttttgtctggacccctctctcttccctcgcgcgctccacctccacctctgcatcctcggtgtgtcctcctccagatctcagcggggacatcggttgtcctgggcgccatgccgctcggcttcagtgTGATCAGCTGTTTTCTAGTGTAAACGAtgtggccaaacagctgttatgcagcggtgccccgaccCAGTAGCAGGAGAAGTTTCACGGCAACAAAAagcactgtcacgtcagtgcacacaggaagagaagtatgaataaatatcaataaattaaactgaaaacagagtatattgcaccggagtattaaacagagaatattgcacaattatttcaagtattgcagtgatgttaatggtccagtGTCCAATATTAATCTGATCTATACTATTTTCTGCTGACTTgtatttctctttgtgtttctaacgttttctttttcttcttctactgctgAAACTACAAGTAAAATAAATCCATTTCATCTATTggtttaatgttattttttcgttttttatgCACTTTGTCTCATCGAagttataaaataattatatatttattgtgttCTGTTGTCCACCTGCAGGGGGCAGCAGCGGCGCGCTGTGACCTGTTAAGCGGAAGCGGAACCTTTATTTCAGGCTCGTGTTTCTTCCGGGGGTGTTTAAGCTCGTGCAGCAGTCAGAGTGTGGtggctgctgtgtttgtgttgtactgattattattttcatattgatcCGTGATGCAGTGCGGCTGGCCTCTATTAGGTCCGCTGCAGTGGATCCGTTACGTCAACAAACAGGTGACGGTGAAGGCGGGAAAAGACGAACAGCACCGCGGCTGGCTGCTCACCGTGGACCCGGTGTCCGCCAGGtaactcacgcacacacacacacacacacacacacacagttcaggtGAATGAGATGAACctgtttctgatattttactGGAAAACTTCCGATGTGGAAACTTTCTGCAGTTAAAGTTTCTGTGGAGATtcaaagacagagacacggacacacacacctcaacactcacgtgcgtgtgtgtgcgcgtgcgctCTGAAGGTTTTTCCACAATCAATGACTGAAGCATCTGGATCAATAAATATTCAGCTGCAACATGAAGAGTTTTGTTTCTCAGGTTgtgactattattattattacttcagACAGAAGCATCAGCTGTTTACACCTGGTCCAGGTTTCTGATCTCAGCGTCTGGTCCTCCTGACTGTCCGAGACCAAAACAGCTTAGTGACCCAGAAACAAACAGTTTTTGGTGTATAAATCCGTCAGAGCTCCGGAGGATTTCCAGCACCGTTCTGATTTTATGTTGCAACAAACATTTATTGATCCAGATGTTTGAAAGAGGATTctgggaaacaggaagtgacttAAACCTCCTgctgggttttatttttcatgctgCTGAGCTCTGAGACCAACTGTGTGATGCTGATCCAGGACTGATCTGGATCTGGTCTGACTCTGTGTTGCTGTCCCCCCTGCAGTCTGGTCCTGGTGAACTtcagggaggagggggtgggggcgTCGGTGCAGGTGGTGATGGGTCACGCTGTGGAGGAGGTGGCGGTCCTGCAGGAGGCTGATGAGGAGACCACCCAGCGTCTCCAGACCTCCTTCCTCCCCCCAAGGACCCGCAAGCTGGACCCGGAGGAGCTGAGAAGGAGGAAGGGGGGCGTCCGGAGGTGGCTGGAGAAGAACCGGGTCccggtggaggaggagggggatgaGCTGAGGGTGGCGGGGGTCCTGACCATCACAGCCCCGTACAGACCTGaagactgctgcagctccaaccAGATCATCCTGGATCGCATTCAGAAACTGATCCAGAGTCTGATCCAGACTGTCCCTGAACACCTGAACACAAACCAGAGctgaaaactttatttaaaacctgaccaatcagagcgcTGCGGCTGTGACTGACAGCTGGTCTGGAACCAGTTTGACTCTTTTTGTCCAATAAAAATCGCAGAagcagaaaatgtctttttgtttgctgCAGATGTTTTGATACGATATTTGAGTTTCAGTTCAAATAACAAATcaataattattttgataaacaaCTGAGAGGAAATGTAGAAATGATTTGAATCAGGAAGAATCTGATATCTGAGGCTCGGCTCTCAGGACAGTTTGAATCAGTTCATCTTCCAGTTATtctctcaattaatcgattgatcTTCACGTCTTcgcgttttgttttgtttaaaactcaaagattcaattcactgaaataaaacagaaaaatagaaaatctgAGATTTAAGAAGCAGAAACGTTTAACGATGAATCTGTTATTCCAAATAACTGCTGAGCTgattaatcagctaattgttCCCGTTCGGAGGTTTGATTCCCGGCTACAGATAAAGACTGAATGTTTTATAACAACAAGTAAAACTGAAGTCACGACGGCAGCGACGAGTGTGATCTGTGATCCAGGTGGTGGTTTGAGAAAAGTCTCGCCTGGATTCAAACCTGCAACGTTACAGTTACATGATGTGTGTCTGAACCACTCGACCAGCGGGACGTTTAGCTTCTGTCAAACATCTGAAAtgttcccttttctctctctgacttcctgtgattaaaaaaaataaaagttgactTCTCAGCTGTTTTCTCCACATAAACACaagaaatataacaatatataacattatatattataatatatacatttaatagatttttttcatatCTTATTACTTGAAATTCTATCGTCATATTTTCTGTAATATTtgatgtaaatacatttaatcagTGTATTTGGAGgataaaaatattaaagtcTGCTGTAAAAATCAGGTTTCACATCTGATCTGAGGACAGTTTAAGAGCTGCACAAAAatcacgctaacagtctgaACTACACattgtttccatggtaacagtcAAACCAGAGGTGTGTTTCCTGAAGCCGATTACCGGTTAAATCAGGTTTGTATCCAGTGAATTCTGCTTCAGAAAGGCAGTTACCATGGAAACGGATTCCCCAGACTCACCTGGTCCCGCTCAGGTTCCTGGATCTATGAAAAACCCTGGACCTCCTGTACGGCGGGTGGATAGGGCCAATTTAAGAACTACcaggaggagaagcagcagtCCACCCTTCTGCCACGGCGTGGAGAGACAGGAGGCCGGCGGGACGTCTACCGACGGCGGCATATAGCAGAGATTCCCATATAAATATGGCCTAAGTATGATTGAACATTGGTTTAAATCCCACCGTGggcacttggccacagcggaAGTGGCACGTGACATGAAAAGCTCACAACAGTCTTGCTAAGGTTAGCAATACAAATTTAACTTATTTGGCAACACAATTGTCAGAGATAGCAACTTCAATAAAATCTCAACCAGTTCTAACATAATAGTATAATCATTGATGCCACCGGAGACATTACTGGGAAAGAACAGGAGTCCATGTGCTTTGTAGGCCATGATTTGGTTCCACATGAAGTTAGCACATGCCCTTATTTCAACCATATCCGCTTAAAATCGTGGCGTTATTTTTATTAAGATAAATGTCACCATCCCCCACACACATTAATATTAtaccaaacagaaacagaaaggacCAGAACAAGATAAATAACGAGGTTTTTAAACTGTGAATCGTGCAAAGCGTCTCTAGTGGAGTCCCAGAATAcaaatatagagctggaaatgtgCATAGTAGGTAAACTAAAAAGAAGTGCAGTTAAAGGTTGAGTTTGGATTTTATAAAAGTGTCTGCACGCCACCAGTTTGGAGAAccaatgcactgctgtggacgGGGCAGCAGCAAAACTTATTTAGCCACATAAAAAAATGTCCACCTAAAAGAATCAATATCAGTTGAAGTGTAcgctatatttagaatattttcaccgCTTCATCTCGCCGTCAGACAGCCGCATCTACGCTCTCttcaaagccaccagactcctttgacaaaaacagtaattttacctcgctgCTGGTCTACCGCTGCCTCGATTGAGTGACTTTGGTGTTTTAAAGGGTTATTTAGTTAAAACACTAAAGTCCCACAGTAACAAACAAAGTAACCGATCGAGGCGGCAGAACAGCAACGCCCGTGTTCTGCGAAATTCCACACTGTGCCGACTCACACACCCCAAAATGAATGTACTGTCAGGCCTCGATGGCGTGGCTGTTTACTGGACTCTGAATGATTAGCTAACGAAGCGTTTTATTCTCGTGTCGGCGGACGCTCTGAATATCTTTCAGCGACGCAAAATAAAGCTCACGCACTTCAACACCGCTGCTGGAAGAAATCCTGGGGGAAGCACTGGAGGTGAGGTGACTTGAAGTGAGTTGAAGTGGGGTGAGGTGAATTAAAGTGAGGTCAGACGAAGTGATGCGAACTGAGATAAAGTTGGAAGGTAAAGTGAAGTGAACTGAAGTGGACCCAGTAAACTGCCAGTTAAGACAAATAAAGACAGTGAAGCGTAGGTTTCTGTTGTCCATCCAGCTCAGTGGTAGAAACATGTTTATTCCCTTGTTTTAAAGAAGGCAATCATCACGTTTGTTTACATCTTCCAATCAGAGAGAAACAACATCAGGTCCACCAGAACCAATACAGTACCTCTTTGGTTCTGGTCCGATACCTGAAGACTCCTGACACACCTCAGACCCACAGTCCACTTCAGTCTGTGGGGCACTATGTTACCCACAATCCTCTCTGCCCGAGTCACTGTTCAACACGAGGAGGTCTGATCAGGTCTGGGCTCACAGacgagaaacagacagaaatgaaaaaccGACCACAGACAGACGAATGCTCGAAAAAGTCTCCAAGGTTTTGCAGCTGGAGGCCACAAGTAGTTTTTCAGAATAAGGGCACATGatctttattttatcttgtcTCAGTCCGGATCGGATCAGAACGTCCCGATTGGTTGAtcggatgttttgttttttgtctttgaatccatggttttgttttgtttgttctgatCCAATCAGCTGTAGTGTTAGCTCGTCTAGCCCCGCCTCATCCACAGGCTGTCCAATCAGCTGCCCCGCCTCCTTCAGGAAGTCCAGGCTGTCCAATCACAGTGCGGGGGGCGTGTCCAGCAGGGGGGCGTGGCTCAGAGACTCCCTCTTGTAGGTTTTGGGAGGGAGTTTGGGGACGCCATGTCGGGGGCACGGGGGCCGTccaggggaggaggggaggggggggggagggggggcatCTTCCTGGAGGCAGGGGTGGgagtggggggtgggggagggaggggggtgaggaggaggaggcggcagGGGCGGagctgatggaggaggaggaagaggtggtgGAGGGGAAGAAGGCTTGAGGCAGCAGGTCACAGCGGGGCGGCCctgaggggggaggaggaggtgcagggaGAGCTGAGAGGCTCACgaggaggcagggagggggaCTGTCGGGGGAGACGATGATGACAGCGACGAGGAGTAACGAGGGGGGAGGAGCTTACAGGTGGGCTGACGAGGTGGGACAGCAGGGGGGCTGTCCAACGTCGACATCATCTGAGGGGGGAGATTGGGGGGGAGACAGTCAGCACGGAGGACACGAGAGGTGATGTGGTTCCTCACACATCATCTGCTCTTACTGATCACAACATGACGTTCTCATTAGAACTGTAACGCTTCAGCGGATCGTCACATATAAACACGTTAGTCACCTTAGAGGGAGACGACTCAGCAGGAGCCGACTCTGGTCGTCTGCGAGGAGGAACCGGAGGCGGAACCGGAACGTCCTCAGAACCACGACTGAAACTCACCATGGAGGAGACGGAGGACGACCCTGAGACCAGAGAGAGCGCGGTTAGAACCACATCAACAGTATAAGTTACACACTGTGACTTAGGAACACCTGAACAGTCTGATCCACCTGTAGCGTTCAGGTGGTGACTGTCGTCGAGGAGCTCATTAGTCCTCTGAGCTCACAGTTAGCGGCGGTGTTGTTCTGGACCGCATTATATTCAGAGGGGTTCCTAATATTGTGACCACCTCGTGTGAACATTAGAAACAACAGCAGCTTCACCTGTGAGctcagtaaacacacacacaggtgatgtTGACTGTACAGATGTTCCTAATAAAGCGAGCCGAGTATTCAGTATATAGAAAGAtaatcaataaaacaacagtAGAACCTGACTGGTTCTGTACAACATcacaaaacacagctgatgGTTTCCATGGGGACAGACTGTTACTATGGAAACAATGAGGCAGGATGTGGTACACAGCAGCTGAACAGGTGTGTTATGTGTTAGACAGGTGACTCTGATGGTCTTTTGGATCTATATCAGCCACGATGTCACAGTTTGTTTATTAATgtcattaataaattaattcatcTCTGACTTCAAGTTACAGAAACCTGATCCCAGATCAGAACCAGCAGGTACTGTGATGTCAGAGAtgaacaagacacaggtgagtCACTGGACAGGTGAGTGTGAAGGATGGGAGGATGTACGGAGAGTCAGGAGGGTCAATACTAACGTGGACCGTGAGGCAAAGAGACCACAGAGAAGATACTGTCGCAGGCTGCAGGGTGAAGAGGAGAAAACACtgtgaggaggagcaggaggaggaggaggaggaggaggagggaggagagagaggagaggagaggaggaggagaggagagaggagggaggaggaggaggaggaggaggaggaggaggagagagaggaggaggagaggagaggagagagagagagagagagagagaggaggaga
Encoded proteins:
- the gemin6 gene encoding gem-associated protein 6, whose protein sequence is MQCGWPLLGPLQWIRYVNKQVTVKAGKDEQHRGWLLTVDPVSASLVLVNFREEGVGASVQVVMGHAVEEVAVLQEADEETTQRLQTSFLPPRTRKLDPEELRRRKGGVRRWLEKNRVPVEEEGDELRVAGVLTITAPYRPEDCCSSNQIILDRIQKLIQSLIQTVPEHLNTNQS